The Corvus hawaiiensis isolate bCorHaw1 chromosome 37, bCorHaw1.pri.cur, whole genome shotgun sequence genome includes the window CATTTATACTCCAGGGACTCCCTCAGTCCCTCCAgagcccccaaacccctccagggaATCCCCACATCCTCTCCAGGAACCCCAAAGCCCTCTCAGGGACCCCACCCCTCCCCCGCCGCGCTCGGCGCCGCCGCTTCCCGCCTTCCCCTTCCCCCGCCTCCCATTGGCCGCAGCGCCCGCCCGTCCCCGTCCTCAACCAATCAGCGCCCGAGCTCGCAGCGCTGGGGCGGAGCCAAGCGAGAGCGCGGGCGATGGAGCGGGTGAGGCCTGAGGGGTCCGGAGGGGACCGAGGCGGGGACGTGGGGGATCCCGGGGGAGAATTTGGGGGGTTCGAGGGGGCCCCGCGTCACTCCCCGCATCCCCCCCGCAGACGCTCAGTCTGGAGCAGCGAACGGAGCGGCTGGTGCAAAGGAGGTGGGAGAGCAGCCCGGCCTCGAGTGCCCCTCGAGATCCCCAAGTGCGCCCAGGTGACCCTGGGGACCCCAATCTGCTCCCTCGTTCCCTAAGTGTTGCCCCGGACTCCAAGGGCTACCCAGACCCCCAAATACCGCCCCAGACCCCCTAAGtgcctcccagttccctcccctgccccaggtgaTCCCCAAGAGTGCCCCGGGGACCCCCAACTACCCCACCCGATCCCAAGCGATGCCCCAGGCCCCCCATTCTGCCCGTAAGCGCGCCCCCGCAGGCCCTGAAATGCCGTCCGGGACCACCAGCCCCGCGGGGGGCAGTGCAGGGCCAGCATTTCAGGggtcctccctcctccccaacCCTCTCCGCCCCctccagccaggccctgctcagcacCCGCCCCCGCGGGCCACAAAGGGCGAAGCCTCCGTTTGGCTCCGCCCCCTCCAGATCCACCCTCGGCGATCCCCTCGTCCAGTGGCGCTTGAGGCGGTGCCAAAGGGAGGAGCCGGCGCTGGACGCGCCCTCGGCGGGGAGGGCCCTGCCGGGCTCTGCCGCTCCCCAGGGCGCCCTGCAGGGGGTGCCACGGGGGAGGTCACATGACCCCCCCGGGGCCGTGCAGGGGGCCGTGCCCTGGGGGCCACGTGATCCCCCCGGGGGTCACTGGCCAATCAGGAGGCACCTCTGCAAGCCCCTGCGCCAGGGGGCGCCTTCAGCGCAGGCCGGCTCCCAGGAGCCCTTGCGGCGGgagccctgctggaggccgccCGGCTCCCGCGGGGCCCTCTGGGCAACGGGGAGCGGCCCTCTGGGTGCTCGGCAGGGGGCGCTGTACTCACAGGCACGTGACTCCCGCGAGGCCCTGTCGCCAGTCAGCCGCAGCTGCTGGGCATCTCTGCACCAGGGGGCGCCACCCTGTGGGAAGCGAGAGTCCCATGAGCCTTTGCGGCAGGAGCCATGTTGGGGGTCACCTGACTGCCTCGAGGCTCTGCGGTGTGCGCCACCTTTGCGGCCACGTGACTCCCAGGATGCCCTGCGGCCCGCAAGGGAGGCGCTTCCCGAGCCCCTGCGCCGGGGGGGGCCGGGCTTGAGGTCACGTGAGCCCCGTGAGGCGCCGCAGCCAATCAGGAGCAGTGCCCGTGATGCCCTGCAGGGGGCGCCGCTGCAGCAGCCGCTGGGTGAGAGAGCAGAGGAGCCCGCGCGGGCCAGGGGGCGTTTGTGGGTGGGGGTCACCTGGGGGCCACGGGGATACTTCTTGGGACTGCAGGGCACTTGTAGGCCAGGGCAGTCACttgtggggctgcagggcacttgcggggctgggggggggggggggggcagttCTGGGTCAGGGGTTCActtgaggggctggggggacactcGTGGGTATGGGGGTCGCTTGAGGGACTGAGGCACCACTTGTGGGTTGGGGAGGCACTTCTGGGTCAGGAAGTCacttgtggggctgggggaacaCTTGTGGTACTGCCACCCCCTGTGACACGGAGGCCCCCCCAGGCTGTTTGGGGGACCCCCTCCTCTGGATGCTGCGATGCCACCGCCGAGCCATAAGGGGACGGCTTCGGTAGGACGCTCCCATCCCCAAGTTTTAGGGGTCTGCCCCTGCGCCTCCGCCAGGTCCCCCTAACCCCCCATTtgttctcccttctccccccagGGCCATCGAGACCCTCCTGGAACCCCCACCAGGGCGCCCCCAACCCATGGTGGGTTCAATAAAGCAATGACACCCCAAAATTGCACCAGGGAGGTGGGcagacccccaaaatcccctccctttcctcccccaCCTTTGGCGTTGCCCCCAATCCCCTCTCCCCCCATATGGCCCCAAGAGCATTTGGGGGATTCTGGGGGCTCAAAAGAGGGTGTTGGTCGGGTGCTGGACGTCTCTAGGGGGTCCAGGAGGGTGTGTGGGGTGTTTGCAGGGGCTCTGAAGCTGCccaaaggggtttgggggtgtaTGGGGAGCGCCGGAAATCGGGAGTGGGTGGGAGGGGCACTGGGTGTCTATAGGGGGGTCCAGAAGAGCTCTATGGGGTTGGGGGATGTCTGTGGAAGTTGTTGGGGGTCCAGGAAGGAGTTTGGGGGGACCCTTGGGctttgggggggtggggagggggggagtcTTTAACTGTCCTGGGGTCTGTGGGATGTTTTGGGAGGCCCAGGAAAGAGCTGGGGGCTTTGTGGGGACGAGGGGCGGACACTGTGGCGTCTGGGGGGGTTGCTGGGCGTATCGGGCAGGGGAACCCCCAAACCCGTGTGGGGCGGCTCACCTGGCTTCTTCACCTTCACGGCCAACGTGGCGCCGGGGGGTTCTGGTGTCCCCCTGCCCCCgagggggctgcggggggtCATGGGGGGCGTCAGAAacagcccccaaatccctcggGCCCTGCCGCCTTCCATTGGCCGTCGCGCCCGCCCGTCCTCGCTCTGAGCCAATCGGCGCCCGAGAACGCGGCGTTGGGGGCGGTGCCCCGGTTCCGCGCCAGTTTACTCACTTCCCGGACTACAAGTCCCGAAATGCCTCGGGGCGCCGTAACGCGCCTGTAGAGCCGGGACTGCGGTTCCCGTCATGCTCCGCGGTTCCCGTCATGCTCCGCGGCCCCCGAGAGCCCGGTCGGGGCCGGGAGTGCCCCCAAGTGCTTCCCTGAGCCGTAAGTGCCCCCAGATGTCCCCCTCCTGATCCTCAAGTGCCCTCCGCGATCCCTAAGCCTGCCCGCCCCCGGTCCCTTACTGGCCCCCAAAATGCCCTCTATATGTCCCCTCGGACCCCCAAGTGCACTCCAGTTGCCTCCCCGACCCCTAAGTGCCCCTCCAGACCCTTAAGTGATCCCGCAAGCACCCCCAACTGCCCTCCAAGGGCCCGTCAAGCGCCCCGGGGAATCGGTGCGATGACAGCGGTGTGAGAAAGAGCCTGACCCTATCGCAGTATCGGCAACAGTTCAgcctttaattaaaatttgaattaaaacTGCAGTTGCCCATGTGAGGGATGGACAAGCCCCCCACCTCTTCGTGCCGCTCCCATGGTCCCTCTTGGAGCCAGGGAAATTGCAGGAAAAGCATTCCTGCGTGTTGCGTACATAAAAAATTTCATGGGAGTCGGGAACAATCTGTGTGGTGAGCTTCCTGGACAGGTGGAGATCAAATCCTGCCACGTGAAGGAGAGGTTGAGAGGACTTTGGGGACCTGCAGTATACATTCTATAGCCCcgccccccaaaaccccagagacccccaCCATCCCCTACATACTCCCCCAAACTCCCCACTAGACCCCAAATACCCTTGGAGTCCCCTCAAAATACCCCATAGCTCCCCCCCCTCCGAACACCCTATAAACCGTCAGGGCCCTCCCAAACTCCCTCTAAAACCCCCTGAGGCCCCCTGAAACAACCCATAGATCTGCCCAAATGCCCAGCACTCCCCCGAGCCCCCCAAAAGGGGCTACCCCAGATGGCCACAGCTAGGCAGGGACTGCCTGAGCCAGTTTTTGGGCTGATATGTATGTAGGTAGGGGACAGGATGGAGGGTGAGGGTTTTCACCTGCCAGAGGGCaaggttagatgggatattgggaagaaattcctccctgtgagcgTGGTgacaccctggcacagggtgcccagagaagctgtggctgctccatccctggaagtgtccaaggccaggttggacagggcttggagcaacttgggatggtggaaggtgtccctgcccatggcagggagtgcaTTGAGATGACctttgaagtcccttccaacccaaaccagcctggcATGCTAAAACTGGTGGAGGTTTGGGGTGGGTGACCTTGGCTGACCCCGGGCGCCcccctccaggctgctccatcACTCACGCTTCAGGAAGAGACAGGAAGAGAAAACCTGATGAAAAAGCTCCTGGGGGAAATGGGTTGGAGGGGTGTCAGtccctcaggagctgctccaggtccctttccatggggtgAGTCCCTCAGGTGGAGGCACTTGGGGCACAGAGGCAGCATCTGCCTCACTCTGTTCttctccagggctgcaggggaatctctgctctggcacctgcagcacctcctcACCTGGGGATCTGCTCGGGGAGGAGAGACAACAGCAGTGAAAGGGACTTGGCACCAAAGGAGGCATCAGCAGAGCAAGAAACATTTCCCAAGCTCTAGCTGGTGTCAGGTGAACTCAGACGGGAGATCAGGTGGGTTTGGTTTTAACCAGAAAGTGAATTTAAGAGTAAATCATGGATTTCCTCCTATGTCAGGGAATTCTCTGGAACATGGATTTGCTGCTTTAAAATGTTGGTTTACTTTCCATAATTCATCTGGGCTGTGTTATGCAAGAGGTCAGTGTTTCACCTTTTATAAATAAAGAgctgatggtgatgatgatgatgatgatactTATTTAGGCTCCCTTGCAGCACATCTGCAAGGCAGGGACTTTGCTCTCAAGACTTCAATTATGCAGAATTTACCCTTCCTTTGCTCACaattttccctctgctgagcTACTCCCAGTGACCATCACCAAATCCCACATGACCAGAGTCTTGATTGcaccaaaattaaattaaactgtgaatgttatttttcttaagGATTTTAAGATTTATAAATCCCCTGTTCTAGAGTGATATGGGTGTGGCAGGCAAGACTTGGAGGGTTTAGagataaaagcagcattttttgtatgttttttattaaaaataaagtatttttactCAGCCATGGCAGGTTctctcctggcagctgctgcagggtttCAGGGATGGAATCTGGGGACATCCAGCAGGTCCTGAGACCTCATTTTTCTCTAAGTGTGGATTCTGAAACGGCAAAGGAAAAGTATGAGGAAACTTTAGAAGCTGAGCAAAACTACCCAAAATGTGGCCTGAGGCCCTTGCCTGTGTTTTGGGCAGTTAAAGAATAGTTGCAATTAAGGGCCTCTGGAGATCAGCCAACAAAATGTCCTGGTCTTGCACAATCTCCTCACCCTGGAATGTTTGGGGTTGGGGAGGTGAAACCTAATTTGTGTCCCTGAAGGGATGGATGGAATTTTGCTCTGGGTTTGAGTTGGGAGGAAACAGAACTGGGAGCGTTGGATTGCTCTCAGCTGTTTTTTTTgtctcccagccctgtgggatGTGGCAGGACAAGTGAGGCTCCTCCCTGCCCACCTCTCCCACCTCCTGAGTCCTTCCAAAGGGCTGCCAAGGGAGCCTGCACCCACTTCACTCCCCTCATCCATCCAGGAATTGTCTTGTTGTGAAAGGCAATCAGAAAAGTTCTGTGATGAAATTTTAGGGAGTCCAGTGGGGAACcttcttcctgccttcctccctgcttATCTCATGCTCCTTTTCCTCTATTCTCTGTtgctctgtcctgctccctgtgccatcGCTCCTCCCTGTGACAGGCAGAATTTCCTTTCCACCAGTTGTCCATATTCCATCATCACTTGTGAGTTGTTCCtgcacagaatcacaaaatcagtTAGATTGGAAGAGACTAgtaggtcatctggtccaacctcgcTGCTCAGGCAGAATCATCCTGgcgcacatggcacaggattgtgtccagacctACAGTCCCCTGTAGATCCAGATGAGGTTCAGTGTGCACAAACCATGTGGTGGAAGTTCCTACTGAGCTGCCATCGCCATATACCAACTCATTGGCAGTGATGTTGTGGAAAGGAGGAGAACAAAGAGTAGATAATTTGGTTACCAAACTCTGGCAATGTGAAGAAAGTACCGCTTCCACCTATGAACCTGCATCTTGTCTGTGGAAAGGACCTCCAGCAATTTAAAGAAGTGCCCCATGCCCCACCAGTACAGACCAGAGTCTATGGGGAGCAAGTGCCTCCTGCCCAAGAGAGAGGAGGCACACCACGAGGTTACCTGTGGTTTTACCTGCCTGACCATGGTGAAGACATGAAgaggtgggatggaaaacccacctctgccTTGGCAGCACAGGTATGTGAATTGACAGGAAAAATTAACCACCACAGAAAACTCCTCAAGGAAAAATGGCACTCCAGTTTCCAGTGGGCAAGTCCTCAGGCAGAATTGAAGGGCTGATGTTACCTCTGATCCTCCTGAAGGGACCTCCAGGTCATGTTTACAAGCACTGACCAATGAGTACTGTGACCAGAACTAGAGGGGTCCTGGCTCCAGCCAGGTGTGGAAAAAGGACAGCGGGATCTCTTGGACTGTGTGGATCCatggcctggcacagcagggcccCAGGAGCACAAGGCTTTACTTGACACTGGTGCCATCAAGATATGTAGGGGCAGAATCCATCTCTGTTTCTGGGATGATGGGGGATCCCAACAgggactgtactggaagctgaagtgctCCTGACTGGGAATGAAGGGCAAAAACACTCCACTGTGATTGGCCTAGACGCTCCGTGTATCCTTGGCATAGATCACCTCATAGAGGTATTTCAAGGACCCAGAAGGACATCACTGGGCTttgggagagctgctgtggaATTAGACAGAAGAAATTAAGACAGCTGAATCCCTTGCTTGGTCTTTCAGAGGACCCTTCTGCTGTGGGACTTCTGAGGGTTGAAGAACAGCAGGTACCAATGGCCAGCACAAGTGTCCCATTGGCAACATGGCACCGACTGGGACTTCAGGAccccatccatgagatgatcCATGAACTGGAGGGCTGGGCGTGCTCAGCAGGACTCGCTCGCCCATCAGTAGCCCCACATGGCCCATGCCTGAGTCCAGCGGAGAGTGGACACTGACAGTGGACTGTCATGGCCTGAACAAAGTCACACTGTCACTGAGTGCTGCCATGCTGGACATGCTGGAACTTCAGTGTGAGCTGGAGTCCAAGTGCCACCATTGCATTGCCAATGcgttcttctccattcctctgttAGCAgattcccagccctggggtcccTCTTTGGGCCCCCAGCCCTGAGGCTGCCCCAGGTGGGGCCTTGGCCTCCCTGTGGCCCCCTGTCCACACAGGTGGGTTTGGTGGCCACCTTGATTAGTGCCACCCTCAGCTccagggggtccctgggggtccctggtgagggggagcaggggctgaTGGAGCTCTGTGCCCAGTCACATGGGGAGGATGTCCCACTTTCAGGGGGTGTTCAATCTTACAGGAAGGGTGGTGTCCAGTCCAGTGATGGGTCCCCCAATGCCATGGAAGGAGGGGGTGTGTGACCCAATCCCATGGAGAGGATTTCAGTTCCAAGAAGGTAAACCAGTTACATGTGGGGGCCTCAAGGCCATTAACTGGAGCAGGGGGGTCCCAATCCCATGCAGAGGGGCCCAGATCCCTGGGTGGGGTCTCATTCCATGAAGGGGGATAGTGTCCTCTGTCCCATTGGCAGGGTCCCAAAAATGAAGGGGAGGAAGTATGCTCTTGCCCCATCCTGTTTGCCACACTGTTGGGGTCCCCCCCTGTATTCAGGGTCTTCCCTCCCTCTATTTTTTTGTCTCCCAGAGGAACACGGGGCCACTAGAGGAATGTCCCAGCTGGCCAGGAAGAGTCCAGGCACCTCCTGCCACAGGGCATGGACATTGGGAGGTGTGAGGGTAGGGTGGAGATGTGGGGGACACACAGGGGACATTGGGAACACATGGGAGACATGAGGACATTGGGGGATACATGGGGGGACAGGTGGGACAtgagggacactggggacatgtGTGTACATGAGGGAGATGGGGGAACATGGGGACATGTTCAGGGGTGGCAATGAGGGTACCGTGTCCATGGGGAGGGGCGGTGTTGGAAATGATACAACttgtaaaattttaaattaactttagTCAGGGGTTTTGTTCGTCTTTGCCCGGGGGAAGGGAATGGAAGTTTCTTTTCAAGAGACTCTTCCCTGGGCAAGGCCTGATGAGCTTGACATCTCAATggactgggagctgccagaggaTGCACAAGAGATAAGTGACCATTAACAAACATCTTTCCTGATGTGTCAGAGACACCTGGTCTGGGGAAAGGTCAATAAGAGAACAAAGAATGAGGACCTAATCAGCATTGAAGGCAAACTGATCAATAACCAATACGAAACCAATACTAAGACTGTTACACTAACTGTGTAACTTGGGACCAATGAACAATGAACCAACGAATTTCTCTGGGTTTTTATTGTGTAAGTATGTGAAAAATCTAGTAAAGAGCCACGTGTGATGGAAGGATTTTCTCTGCACAACCCAGGCAATGTGtggatgaaattatttctgttgcaCATTGTGGCCAGAACAACATCCTGGCCAGAGTAAAGTAATATCTTCATTCTCTAAcactaaaaatgtttttgtttttcctgcagttttggTGACAGCAGGACAGTGCCTCCATGTCCCTCCATATCCCCCCACATCACTTGTGTGTGCTTTTCCCCCAGATGGATTTTGTGGACATCTGCAACCCTCAACTGACCCCCACTGGCCAcagggaggcactgggagctaCTGGGACTATGCTGGGAGCAACTGGAAGATACTGGAACCACGGTGGGGGTATTGGGATCACAACTGGGGTAACCAGGATCATACAGGGGACAACTGGAACCATGCTGGGGCGTGACAGGGAGTAAGGGGAATCACACTGGGGGTGAATGGGAGGAACTGGGACCATGCTGGGATCCTAGTGGTATCATACTGGGAATGACTAGGATCATACGGGGAATGACTGGAACCGTACTGGAGGTGATTGGCAGCCACTGAGACCAGGGccagaaggatccagggaattCCAAGTCTTTGTGCCGAGATGGCCCTGGAACAGATCCCCTGGGGGGAACCCATGGCACAGACAGGAAAACCAGGGCATTGGGAACAGCCAGGGCTtgggaaaggcaggtcctgcctgactCACCTGAtctcctgctgtgcccaggtggccctGATGGGTGTTGGACATGTGTGGGTGTGTCTGCCTGAAGCTCAGCAAAGACTTTGGCACTGCCTCTATCTCCCTGCATCTCTTGGAGCACCTGCGGCTCCCGGCTGGGACAGGTGCTTCTCACTGGGAACACCTGGATGGTGGCCAGGCCAAGGACGGGTGGGAATGGGGCCACAACCAGGtggggctgggcactgctggggttccccagggctcagtgttgGGGCTGGTCCTGTTCAACATCTTCATCTGTGACCTGGATAAGGGGATTGAGGGCACCCTCAGGATGTTCACAGATCACACCAGCTTGGGTGGAagtgtggatctgctggagggcaggaagctctgcagagggatcaggacaggctggatcaatgggccaaGGATAATGGTGTGAGggtcaacaaggccaagtgctgggtcaTGACAACCCCATGGAACgctccaggctggggaaggAATGGCTTGAGAGCTGCTCatcaggaaggaatttggggCTGCTGGTTGGCAGCCAGCTGGATTTGAGCCAGCCCAGTTGGGAAGAAGGCCATTGGCACCTGGCCTGTACCAGCCATAGTGTggtcagcaggaccagggcagtgattagAGGCCCCACCTCGAGTCCTGTGTCCTGTTctggcccctcactgcaagagaGACATTGAGAGGCTGAAGTAtatccagggaagggaatggagctgggaaggggctggagcacccggagcagctgagggagctgggaaaggggctgagcctggagcaaaggaggctcaggggggcccttctggctctgcacaactccctgacaggagggggcagccgggggggtcgggctctgctcccagggaacagggacaggacaagaggaaatggcctgaagctgtggcaggggaggttcgggttggacatcaggaggaatttcctcaaggaaagggttgtcagccattggaagaggctgcccagggaggtggtcgAGTactcatccctggaggtgttcaaggaacAACtagacatggcactcagtgtgATGGTCAAATCATAAAGTGGAAGTTGGTCAGAGGTTGGACTCAGTATTggagggattttccagcctcagtgattcaGTGAAATGGGTGTGTGGTGGCCCACTGGGAGGACTGGGAGGAACTGGAAGATCTGGGGGGACAACTGGGATGTCTAGTGTTGGAAACTGGGAGGTTTGATGGTGTCAAATGGGGGGTGTGATGGCCCACTGGGAAAACTGGGGGTAAACTGGGCAGTCTGTAAGGCAATGTCCCCAAGACACCCCAAAGCCCACCTGGGTCACCATGGGTTCACTAACCCCCCAATCTGCTTCTCCTAATGGATTTCATGGACACTTGTAACCCTCGACTGACCCCGACCAGGTACTGGGAGGCACAGGGAGCTACTGGGACCATATTGGGAGCCAACGGAAGACACACTGGAAGCAGATGGAAGATGCTGGAACCATGTTGGGATACTGGGATCACAGCTGGGGCAACTAGGATCATACAGGGGACAACTGGAACCATGCTGGGTTCATACTGGGAGTGTCTGGAACCGCACTGGGGCCAACTGGTATCATagtgggagtgactgggatcataGTGGGATCATTCTAGTAGTGACAGGAATTGACTGGGACCATTAGAGGGTGTGACTGTGAGTTGTTGTGATCATACTGGACTCacactgggagtgactggaaagCACTAGGATCATATTGGGGGGCAC containing:
- the LOC125319235 gene encoding uncharacterized protein LOC125319235 isoform X3, translated to MERTLSLEQRTERLVQRRWESSPASSAPRDPQALLSTRPRGPQRAKPPFGSAPSRSTLGDPLVQWRLRRCQREEPALDAPSAGRALPGSAAPQGALQGVPRGRSHDPPGAVQGAVPWGPRDPPGGHWPIRRHLCKPLRQGAPSAQAGSQEPLRREPCWRPPGSRGALWATGSGPLGARQGALYSQARDSREALSPVSRSCWASLHQGAPPCGKRESHEPLRQEPCWGSPDCLEALRCAPPLRPRDSQDALRPAREALPEPLRRGGPGLRSREPREAPQPIRSSARDALQGAPLQQPLGCLGDPLLWMLRCHRRAIRGRLRAIETLLEPPPGRPQPMGCRGISALAPAAPPHLGICSGRRDNSSERDLAPKEASAEQETFPKL
- the LOC125319235 gene encoding uncharacterized protein LOC125319235 isoform X4 encodes the protein MERTLSLEQRTERLVQRRWESSPASSAPRDPQALLSTRPRGPQRAKPPFGSAPSRSTLGDPLVQWRLRRCQREEPALDAPSAGRALPGSAAPQGALQGVPRGRSHDPPGAVQGAVPWGPRDPPGGHWPIRRHLCKPLRQGAPSAQAGSQEPLRREPCWRPPGSRGALWATGSGPLGARQGALYSQARDSREALSPVSRSCWASLHQGAPPCGKRESHEPLRQEPCWGSPDCLEALRCAPPLRPRDSQDALRPAREALPEPLRRGGPGLRSREPREAPQPIRSSARDALQGAPLQQPLGPSRPSWNPHQGAPNPWAAGESLLWHLQHLLTWGSARGGETTAVKGTWHQRRHQQSKKHFPSSSWCQGILWNMDLLL
- the LOC125319235 gene encoding uncharacterized protein LOC125319235 isoform X2, which codes for MERTLSLEQRTERLVQRRWESSPASSAPRDPQALLSTRPRGPQRAKPPFGSAPSRSTLGDPLVQWRLRRCQREEPALDAPSAGRALPGSAAPQGALQGVPRGRSHDPPGAVQGAVPWGPRDPPGGHWPIRRHLCKPLRQGAPSAQAGSQEPLRREPCWRPPGSRGALWATGSGPLGARQGALYSQARDSREALSPVSRSCWASLHQGAPPCGKRESHEPLRQEPCWGSPDCLEALRCAPPLRPRDSQDALRPAREALPEPLRRGGPGLRSREPREAPQPIRSSARDALQGAPLQQPLGCLGDPLLWMLRCHRRAIRGRLRAIETLLEPPPGRPQPMMDFVDICNPQLTPTGHREALGATGTMLGATGRYWNHGGPDGCWTCVGVSA
- the LOC125319235 gene encoding uncharacterized protein LOC125319235 isoform X1, producing MERTLSLEQRTERLVQRRWESSPASSAPRDPQALLSTRPRGPQRAKPPFGSAPSRSTLGDPLVQWRLRRCQREEPALDAPSAGRALPGSAAPQGALQGVPRGRSHDPPGAVQGAVPWGPRDPPGGHWPIRRHLCKPLRQGAPSAQAGSQEPLRREPCWRPPGSRGALWATGSGPLGARQGALYSQARDSREALSPVSRSCWASLHQGAPPCGKRESHEPLRQEPCWGSPDCLEALRCAPPLRPRDSQDALRPAREALPEPLRRGGPGLRSREPREAPQPIRSSARDALQGAPLQQPLGPSRPSWNPHQGAPNPWAAGESLLWHLQHLLTWGSARGGETTAVKGTWHQRRHQQSKKHFPSSSWCQVNSDGRSDGFCGHLQPSTDPHWPQGGTGSYWDYAGSNWKILEPRWGYWDHNWGNQDHTGDNWNHAGA